One Dictyostelium discoideum AX4 chromosome 3 chromosome, whole genome shotgun sequence genomic region harbors:
- a CDS encoding glutathione-dependent formaldehyde-activating, GFA family protein: MESEKDRKQQLELNGGCHCGKVRYSGIIKDKTNIIDIPNYKCNCTICVKYRFWEIRVDPELMTITKGKENGGGGALKEYKFEPFHTIHYFCNECGTHPFGLSHMNQLNKPFYFVNVPTIDGVTPEMMDQLCQKTIYLDGLNDDFAHEPKHRNYL; the protein is encoded by the exons ATGGAATCTGAAAAAGATAGAAAACAACAATTGGAATTAAATGGAGGATGCCATTGTGGAAAAGTAAGATACTCTGgaataattaaagataaaacaaatattattgatataCCAAATTATAAATGCAATTGCA cAATTTGTGTTAAATATAGATTTTGGGAAATAAGAGTTGACCCAGAACTAATGACAATTACTAAAGGTAAAGagaatggtggtggtggtgcatTAAAGGAATATAAATTTGAACCATTTCATactattcattatttttgtaATGAGTGTGGTACTCATCCATTTGGGTTATCTCatatgaatcaattgaataaaCCATTCTATTTTGTTAATGTTCCTACAATTGATGGTGTTACACCTGAAATGATGGATCAGTTATGTCAAAAGACAATTTATTTGGATGGACTTAATGATGATTTCGCTCATGAGCCAAAACATAGaaattatctttaa
- the syn7B gene encoding hypothetical protein, which translates to MTDRQPLISKNDDIINNLTRFYTELTEFEKIIKDVGTGRDTTTLRSTLHKKKVNLADDLKVIAQQIKQLPSSKLPKFQQEKIVKQFKEASSKFEELLSTSNKKESSHEPIVPSQQQQQQQNNGNSNNNGYNTRGGYNQQQQQQQQQYNDYTNNNNNNNNNEVEQYNRLEQALKSGIEQDEEEYTNRILDERNANARQIARDVAMLKEAMDDIAVMVGEQGEMLEKVDDNVTNADVAVEDAVVELEKAYVYKSSYRKKMIIFVICLLVTLVAVGIFLAIYYGVIKKK; encoded by the coding sequence ATGACAGATAGACaaccattaatttcaaaaaatgatgatattattaataatctcACAAGATTCTATACTGAATTAACCGAATTTGAAAAGATTATAAAGGATGTTGGTACAGGTCGTGACACAACTACATTAAGAAGTACActtcataaaaaaaaggttaattTAGCAGATGATTTAAAAGTTATTGCACaacaaattaaacaattaccatcatcaaaattaccaaaattcCAACAAGAAAAAATCgttaaacaatttaaagaaGCTTCTTCAAAATTTgaagaattattatcaacctcaaataaaaaagaatcatCACATGAACCAATTGTACCaagtcaacaacaacaacaacaacaaaataatggtaatagtaataataatggatatAATACAAGAGGTGGATATaatcaacagcaacaacaacaacaacaacaatataatGATtacactaataataataataataataataataatgaagttgAACAATATAATAGATTAGAACAAGCATTAAAATCAGGTATTGAgcaagatgaagaagaatatACAAATCGTATTCTTGATGAAAGAAATGCAAATGCAAGACAAATTGCAAGAGATGTTGCAATGTTAAAAGAAGCAATGGATGATATTGCTGTTATGGTTGGTGAACAAGGTGAAATGTTAGAAAAAGTTGATGACAATGTTACAAATGCTGATGTTGCTGTCGAAGATGCTGTTGTAGAATTAGAAAAAGCATACGTTTATAAATCATCATACAGAAAGAAAATGATCATTTTcgttatttgtttattagtTACTCTTGTCGCCGTTGGTATATTTTTAGCAATTTACTATGGtgtaataaagaaaaaataa
- a CDS encoding methylenetetrahydrofolate reductase has protein sequence MTSMKIIDKIQKKKESNTPFYSFEYFPPKTMEGVQNLYDRLGRMLLFEPLFIDITWGAGGSTSALTLEIAEKAQNVCGLETMMHLTCTNMPVSEIIYALDKAKSTGIRNILALRGDPPRGEEWKKIEGGFAYAADLVRFIREKYGDYFCISVAGYPEGHSDCVSKEEDIRYLKEKVDAGADFIITQLFYDCDIFCEFVEKCRSVGINCPIIPGIMPIQTYAGFVRMTTLSKTKVPQYIMDNLEPIKDNDEEVKKYGVRLCVEMSKRLLDFGVEGLHFYTLNLERSVRKVLKGLQLVTPDQLSPFLPWAQSAAGNRLKEEVRPIFWQNRPRSYIARTGSWDEFPNGRWGDYRSPAFGDLSDYHLGGVTPPPGGSANNNTTTTTTGDSVVVPNIYGDSPQSEQDVYNVFASYCSGNIKRLPWNDSPLSLESENIKEQLVFLNKNGFLTINSQPAINGLPSTDKQHGWGGKNGIVYKKAYIEFFASPENTLKLIEYFKKCPMITYHAVNRKGDSKTNTKGTNAVTWGIFPGKEIIQPTVVDHNSFMVWKDEAFALWETQWSSTYSPSSTSRTLLDSMINNYYLINIVDNNFINGNIFQSFTDLVNNLSSPVLSSSSNGIQSSTTSNTASI, from the coding sequence atgacatcaatgaaaattatagataaaattcaaaagaaaaaagaaagtaATACACCATTTTATTCATTCGAATATTTTCCACCAAAAACCATGGAAGGTGTACAAAATTTATATGACCGTTTAGGTAGAATGTTATTGTTTGAACCATTGTTTATAGATATTACATGGGGAGCAGGTGGATCAACATCAGCCTTAACCTTGGAAATTGCAGAGAAGGCACAAAACGTTTGTGGTTTAGAAACAATGATGCATTTAACCTGTACCAATATGCCAGTGAGTGAGATTATCTATGCATTGGATAAAGCAAAATCAACAGGTATTAGAAATATATTGGCATTACGTGGTGACCCACCACGTGGTGAAGAGTGGAAAAAGATTGAGGGTGGATTTGCATACGCAGCAGATTTAGTTCGTTTCATTCGTGAAAAGTATGGCGACTACTTTTGCATCAGCGTAGCAGGCTACCCAGAGGGTCATTCAGATTGCGTGTCCAAGGAGGAGGACATTCGTTATCTCAAAGAGAAGGTAGACGCCGGCGCAGATTTCATCATCACTCAATTGTTCTATGATTGCGATATCTTTTGCGAGTTTGTTGAAAAGTGTCGTTCCGTTGGCATCAATTGTCCAATCATACCGGGTATCATGCCAATTCAAACCTATGCTGGTTTCGTTCGTATGACCACTCTCTCAAAGACAAAGGTACCACAATACATCATGGATAACCTCGAACCAATCAAAGATAACGATGAGGAGGTCAAAAAGTATGGTGTACGTTTATGTGTTGAAATGAGTAAGAGACTATTGGATTTCGGTGTTGAGGGTTTACACTTTTACACACTCAATTTGGAACGTTCCGTTAGAAAGGTTTTAAAGGGTCTTCAATTGGTCACACCAGACCAACTCTCACCATTCTTACCATGGGCTCAATCGGCTGCTGGTAACCGTTTAAAGGAAGAGGTCCGTCCAATCTTTTGGCAAAATCGTCCACGTTCTTATATCGCTCGTACTGGCTCCTGGGATGAATTTCCAAATGGTCGTTGGGGTGACTATAGATCACCAGCATTTGGTGATCTTTCCGATTACCATTTAGGTGGTGTCACACCTCCACCAGGTGGTTctgcaaataataataccaccaccaccaccactggTGACTCTGTTGTTGTTCCAAATATTTATGGTGATTCACCACAATCAGAACAAGATGTTTATAATGTTTTCGCTTCCTATTGTTCAGGTAATATCAAGAGACTACCATGGAATGATTCACCATTGTCATTGGAatctgaaaatattaaagagcaattagtatttttaaataagaaTGGTTTCCTTACAATCAATTCACAACCTGCAATCAATGGTTTACCATCAACCGATAAACAACATGGTTGGGGTGGTAAGAATGGTATTGTCTACAAAAAAGCATACATTGAATTCTTTGCCTCACCAGAGAATACCTTAAAACTCATCGAATACTTTAAGAAATGTCCAATGATCACTTATCATGCAGTCAATCGTAAAGGTGATAGTAAAACCAATACCAAAGGAACTAACGCCGTCACTTGGGGTATCTTCCCAGGTAAGGAAATCATTCAACCAACAGTTGTTGATCATAATTCTTTTATGGTTTGGAAGGATGAAGCTTTTGCTCTCTGGGAAACTCAATGGTCTTCAACTTACTCTCCATCATCAACTTCTCGTACTCTACTCGATTCAATgatcaataattattatctCATCAATATCGTTGATAATAACTTTATAAATGGTAATATTTTCCAATCATTCACTGATttagttaataatttatcatcaccaGTACTTTCTTCCTCTTCAAATGGTATTCAATCTTCAACTACTTCAAATACTGcctcaatttaa
- the ap1b1 gene encoding adaptor-related protein complex 1, beta 1 subunit: MSDSKYFQTTKKGEIHELKEELLSQREDKKKEAVKKVIAAMTVGKDVSMLFTHVLNCMQTHNLELKKLVYLYVMNYAKNHPDRAILAVNTFQKDASDPNPLIRALAVRTMGCIRVDNITEHLCEPLRHALKDQDPYVRKTAAVCVAKLYDVNPELVENQGFLNILNDLLGDSNPMVVANAVASLTEIDEVSKKEVFRIHSGNLNKLLAALNECTEWGQVFILNSLCKYTPRDSQEAENVCERVAPRLQHANSAVVLSAVKVLMKYMNSIGNNDVIRLFCKKMAPPLVTLLSKEPEIQFLGLRNINLIVQKRPEILQYEMKVFFCKYNDPIYVKMEKLEIMIMLANEKNIEEVLLEFKEYATEIDVEFVRKAVRAIGRCAIKIDRASERCIQVLLDLIQTKVNYVVQEAIIVIKDIFRKYPNKYEGIIATLCANLESLDEPEAKASMIWIIGEYAERIDNAHELLNSFLEGFKDENSQVQLQLLTSIVKLFLKRPKDAQQMVQTVLNLSTQESDNPDLRDRGFVYWRLLSTDFEAAKAVVLSEKPLITDTTSHLDESLLNELILNISTLASVYHKPPETFVTKLKGLNKRGLRNKEEEDEEEPDYVDDDNMNNQQGGQQQQGGYQQQQQQQQQGGYQQQQPQQQQPKSGNLIDLDLSDLGGALPNNNNNNYGNNNNNNMYSPQPQQFNGNSNDLSFLGGGGGGGEVQAPVNKVVVFGGDRSQAIQISGAFTRFQGRINLELNLLNTSQQGMSKFKIQFYQNSFGISPADQILSCGAIEVGQSTDVTIPISCNGQISNPLNPVIDMAMMVLPSQERFYFKMNFPLLCLLTETGRLDRESYLSMWKSIPESNERSVEIQVRLPHVDVDSILRRLNSKNIFEIVRKKAPNQEISFLSCKTESSVYILIELAFNISTNTCRCSSKTTSPDIMALFEHNLNLLINNQI; this comes from the exons atgtctGACTCAAAGTATTTTCAAACCACCAAAAaag gtGAAATTCatgaattaaaagaagaattattatcacaaagagaagataaaaaaaaggaagcAGTAAAGAAGGTAATTGCAGCAATGACAGTTGGTAAAGATGTTAGTATGTTATTCACTCATGTCCTCAATTGTATGCAAACCCATAACTtggaattaaagaaattagttTACCTCTATGTTATGAATTATGCCAAGAATCATCCAGATCGTGCTATTCTTGCAGTAAATACTTTCCAAAAGGATGCTTCCGATCCAAATCCATTAATTAGAGCTTTAGCAGTTAGAACTATGGGTTGTATTAGAGTTGATAATATTACCGAACATCTTTGTGAACCATTAAGACATGCATTAAAA gATCAAGATCCATATGTTAGAAAAACAGCAGCAGTTTGTGTAGCAAAATTATATGATGTTAATCCAGAATTAGTTGAAAATCAaggatttttaaatattttaaatgatttattaggTGATTCAAATCCAATGGTAGTTGCAAATGCAGTAGCATCATTAACAGAGATTGATGAAGTTAGTAAGAAGGAAGTATTTAGAATTCATTCAGGTAatcttaataaattattagctGCACTTAATGAGTGTACAGAATGGGGTCAAGTTTTCATTTTGAATTCATTATGTAAATATACACCAAGAGATTCACAAGAAGCAGAGAATGTTTGTGAACGTGTTGCACCACGTCTTCAACATGCCAACTCTGCAGTAGTTTTATCGGCTGTCAAAGTGTTGATGAAATATATGAACTCCATTGGCAACAATGATGTCATTCGTTTATTCTGCAAGAAGATGGCACCACCATTGGTCACTTTGTTATCAAAGGAACCAGAAATCCAATTCTTGGGTCTTCgtaatattaatttgatcGTTCAAAAGCGTCCAGAGATCCTTCAATATGAAATGAAAGTATTCTTTTGCAAATACAATGACCCAATCTATGTAAAGATGGAAAAATTGGAGATTATGATCATGTTGGCCAACGAGAAGAACATTGAAGAGGTGCTATTGGAGTTCAAAGAGTATGCCACTGAGATcgatgttgaatttgttagAAAAGCAGTTCGTGCAATCGGTCGTTGTGCAATTAAAATCGATCGTGCCTCTGAACGTTGTATTCAAGTGTTATTGGACCTCATTCAAACCAAAGTTAACTATGTCGTCCAAGAGGCAATCATCGTCATCAAGGATATCTTTAGAAAGTATCCAAACAAATATGAAGGTATCATCGCCACCCTTTGCGCCAACCTCGAATCATTGGACGAACCAGAGGCAAAGGCTTCAATGATTTGGATCATTGGTGAATATGCTGAACGTATCGATAATGCTCATGAATTATTAAACTCTTTCTTGGAAGGTTTCAAAGATGAAAATAGTCAAGTTCAATTACAACTTTTAACCTCTATCGTTAAACTCTTTTTAAAGAGACCAAAAGATGCTCAACAAATGGTTCAAACAGTTTTAAATCTTTCAACTCAAGAATCTGATAATCCAGATTTACGTGATCGTGGTTTTGTCTATTGGAGACTCTTATCAACCGATTTCGAAGCTGCCAAAGCCGTAGTACTCTCTGAAAAACCACTCATTACTGATACCACTAGTCATCTCgatgaatcattattaaatgaattaatctTAAACATTTCAACACTCGCTTCAGTTTATCATAAACCACCAGAGACTTTTGTCACTAAATTAAAGGGTCTCAATAAACGTGGTTTAAGaaataaagaagaagaagatgaagaagaaccAGAttatgttgatgatgataatatgaataatcaACAAGGtggtcaacaacaacaaggtggttatcaacaacaacaacaacaacaacaacaaggtggttatcaacaacaacaaccacaacaacaacaaccaaaatcTGGTAATTTAATCGATTTAGATTTATCAGATTTAGGTGGTGcattaccaaataataacaacaataattatggtaataataataataataatatgtattcaccacaaccacaacaatttaatggtaattcaaatgatttatcatttttaggtggtggtggtggtggtggtgaagtTCAAGCACCAGTTAATAAAGTTGTTGTATTTGGTGGTGATAGATCACAAGCAATTCAAATTAGTGGAGCATTTACAAGATTCCAAGGTAGaattaatttagaattaaatcttttgaatACAAGTCAACAAGGTATGTCAAAATTCaagattcaattttatcaaaatagTTTTGGTATTTCACCAGCTGATCAAATCTTATCATGTGGTGCTATTGAAGTAGGCCAAAGCACTGATGTCACAATTCCAATCTCATGCAATGGTCAAATCTCAAATCCATTGAATCCAGTCATTGATATGGCAATGATGGTATTACCAAGTCAAGAGAGATTCTACTTTAAGATGAATTTCCCATTACTTTGTCTATTGACAGAAACTGGTCGTCTCGATCGTGAATCTTATTTATCCATGTGGAAATCAATTCCAGAATCAAATGAACGTTCAGTTGAAATTCAAGTACGTTTACCACATGTAGATGTTGACTCTATCCTTCGTCGTTTAAATAGTAAGAATATCTTTGAAATCGTTAGAAAGAAAGCTCCAAATCAAGAAATCTCTTTCCTCTCTTGTAAAACTGAAAGTTCTGTTTacattttaattgaattggcTTTCAACATTTCAACAAATACTTGTAGATGTTCTTCAAAAACTACTTCACCTGATATTATGGCATTATTTGaacataatttaaatttattaattaataatcaaatttaa
- a CDS encoding glycosidase superfamily protein (Similar to trans): MNKFLFTLLILSIFLNIIKCDQTLLIRSINKTINFSDFLGIGGEFSLFSSDIVSQQLTYIKQLPIGWVRIGIPFDQFESTEGVFNLNRFDPPMRQLNASGLNTIVYFTGVPSWFNTVGPTPTPTPLDPSTVPSTIEQQTQFAQTLLNLAKNYTFVKYWQVWDKMNDIPTGAQSYDPQNYLDLYQEVLTVFKSEGLQNKLSIGSVLNYGESTAPGSNANFITDLLSEDGAGPNILTTISTSSFQPYTTYPEGNDLSDISSDNSNYILSNNLVNKLKSSPTSSSLVFSSEWGWSSDASLGGEVQQANNTIKRLLLDTVNGVDKSFLYTISDLDTNSNITTASDRLFGIVNLQLGKKLVYRVLERLFQIIGTQLVPPTELNAISTTGVQPGMVILLFKKPTTNTFLIVFYKNYLSPANGGPNDPYTNVSTVTLFGAIPNGGNKENVGYLYTPINVNQSPSTASAYQVISYNKDGSFYLPVSHDLSILEFPLPPPKNNSDSSSDQDSNSLKLSPQFSILIIFTLSLIFQFIF; encoded by the coding sequence atgaataaatttttatttacattattaattttgtcaatatttttaaatataataaaatgtgatcaaactttattaataagatcaattaataaaaccattaatttttcagattttttaggaattggtggtgaattttcattattttcaagtgACATTGTATCACAACAATTGACATATATTAAACAATTACCAATTGGATGGGTTAGAATTGGAATTCCATTTGACCAATTCGAGAGTACAGAAGGAGTATTCAATTTGAACCGATTCGATCCACCAATGAGACAATTGAATGCCTCAGGATTGAATACCATTGTATATTTCACTGGTGTACCATCATGGTTTAATACAGTTGGACctacaccaacaccaacaccattaGATCCTTCAACGGTACCATCAACAATTGAACAACAAACTCAATTTGCTCAAACTTTACTAAATTTAGCAAAGAATTATACATTTGTAAAGTATTGGCAAGTTTGGGATAAAATGAATGATATTCCAACAGGTGCACAATCATATGATCctcaaaattatttagatttataTCAAGAAGTTTTAACAGTATTCAAATCAGAGGgtttacaaaataaattatcaattggttcTGTACTAAATTATGGTGAATCGACAGCACCTGGCTCAAATGCAAATTTCATTACAGATTTACTAAGTGAGGATGGTGCAGGTCCAAACATTCTCACCACAATCTCAACATCATCATTCCAACCTTACACCACTTACCCAGAAGGTAATGATTTATCAGATATCTCCAGTGACAATAGTAATTACATACTCTCAAATAATCTTgtcaataaattaaaatcatctcCAACCTCCTCCTCCCTAGTTTTCTCAAGTGAGTGGGGTTGGTCATCTGATGCTTCATTAGGTGGTGAGGTACAACAAGCCAATAACACCATCAAGCGTTTACTCTTGGATACTGTAAATGGTGTTGACAAATCCTTCCTTTACACAATCAGTGATTTAGatacaaatagtaatatCACAACAGCATCTGATCGTTTATTTGGTATtgtaaatttacaattggGTAAGAAATTAGTTTATCGTGTATTAGAAAGACTATTCCAAATTATTGGTACTCAACTAGTCCCACCAACTGAATTAAATGCTATTAGTACGACTGGTGTTCAACCTGGTATGgttatactattatttaaaaaaccaaCTACCAATACCTTCCTCATTGTATTCTACAAGAACTATTTATCACCCGCCAATGGTGGTCCAAACGACCCATACACAAATGTCTCCACAGTCACACTATTTGGTGCAATTCCAAATGGTGGAAATAAAGAAAACGTTGGTTATCTCTACACCCCAATCAATGTAAACCAATCTCCATCAACTGCATCCGCATATCAAGTAATCTCATACAATAAAGATGGTTCATTTTATTTACCAGTTTCTcatgatttatcaattttagaattcccattaccaccaccaaaaaataattcagaCTCATCAAGTGATCAAgattcaaattctttaaaattatcaccacaattttcaattttaataatttttacattatctttaatttttcaatttattttttaa